In a single window of the Pseudomonas entomophila genome:
- the secD gene encoding protein translocase subunit SecD: MLNKYPLWKYLLIVVVLAVGFIYSAPNLYPDDPAVQISGASSALHVSQADLDRVTKALTDAGIAVKGGSLGVKGSALVRLTNQEDQLPAKDVARKALGDDYVVALNLAQTTPQWLRSLGASPMKLGLDLSGGVHFLLEVDMDKAMTARMKVYEGEVKTLLRKERVRYRSLPQQDGGIMLGFADDATREQARALIRKNFNDFDLTTTERNELAVLRLALTQAKVAEIREYSIKQNLTTVRNRVNELGVAEPLVQRQGANRIVVELPGVQDTAEAKRILGKTANLEFRFGAEPGASKATTEVFEFREGGRSAAVERGLIITGDQVTDAQASFDEHGRPQVNIRLDGHGGELMSRATRTNVGRSMAVIFIEQKPVTRYVKQTVDGVEKEVAVQTFQEEKKIISLATIQSPLGSQFRITGLNGQGESSELALLLRAGGLAAPMYFAEERTIGPSLGADNITKGIDASLWGMLFVSLFIIAIYRGFGVLATIALAGNMVLLLALMSLLGATLTLPGIAGIVLTMGMAVDANVLIFSRIREEIAAGMSVQRAIHEGFNRAYSAIVDANLTTLLVGGILFAMGTGPVKGFAVTMSLGIFTSMFTAVMVTRALVNLTCGGRDIKKLWV, from the coding sequence ATGCTGAACAAATACCCTCTGTGGAAATACCTGCTGATCGTGGTGGTACTGGCGGTCGGCTTCATTTATTCCGCACCCAACCTCTACCCGGATGATCCGGCGGTGCAGATCAGCGGCGCCAGTTCCGCCCTGCATGTCAGCCAGGCCGACCTCGACCGCGTCACCAAGGCGCTGACCGATGCCGGCATCGCCGTCAAAGGCGGCAGCCTGGGCGTGAAGGGCAGTGCGCTGGTGCGCCTGACCAACCAGGAAGACCAACTGCCGGCCAAGGATGTGGCGCGCAAGGCCCTGGGGGACGACTATGTCGTGGCCCTGAACCTGGCCCAGACCACCCCGCAGTGGCTGCGCAGCCTGGGTGCCAGCCCGATGAAGCTGGGCCTGGACCTGTCCGGTGGTGTGCACTTCCTGCTGGAAGTGGACATGGACAAGGCCATGACCGCCCGCATGAAAGTCTACGAAGGCGAGGTCAAGACCTTGCTGCGCAAAGAGCGCGTCCGCTACCGCAGCCTGCCCCAGCAGGACGGCGGCATCATGCTGGGCTTCGCCGACGACGCTACCCGCGAGCAGGCACGTGCCCTGATCCGCAAGAATTTCAATGATTTCGACCTGACCACCACCGAGCGCAACGAGCTCGCCGTGCTGCGTCTGGCGCTGACTCAGGCGAAAGTCGCCGAGATCCGCGAATACTCGATCAAGCAGAACCTGACCACCGTTCGCAACCGTGTCAACGAGCTGGGCGTGGCCGAGCCGCTGGTTCAGCGCCAGGGCGCCAACCGCATCGTGGTCGAGCTGCCGGGCGTGCAGGACACCGCCGAAGCCAAGCGTATCCTCGGCAAGACCGCCAACCTGGAGTTCCGCTTCGGTGCCGAGCCCGGCGCTTCGAAAGCCACCACCGAGGTGTTCGAGTTCCGCGAAGGCGGCCGCTCCGCCGCGGTCGAGCGTGGCCTGATCATCACCGGTGACCAGGTTACCGACGCCCAGGCCAGCTTCGACGAGCACGGTCGCCCGCAGGTGAACATCCGCTTGGACGGCCACGGCGGTGAGCTGATGAGCCGCGCCACCCGTACCAACGTCGGGCGCAGCATGGCGGTGATCTTCATCGAGCAGAAGCCGGTCACCCGCTACGTCAAGCAGACCGTCGACGGCGTCGAGAAAGAAGTCGCGGTGCAAACCTTCCAGGAAGAGAAGAAGATCATCAGCCTGGCGACCATCCAGTCGCCGCTGGGCAGCCAGTTCCGCATCACCGGCCTGAACGGCCAGGGTGAATCGTCCGAACTGGCCCTGCTGCTGCGTGCCGGTGGCCTGGCCGCGCCGATGTACTTCGCCGAAGAGCGCACCATCGGCCCAAGCCTGGGTGCCGACAACATCACCAAGGGTATCGATGCGTCCCTGTGGGGCATGCTGTTTGTTTCGCTGTTCATCATCGCCATCTACCGTGGCTTCGGTGTGCTGGCCACCATCGCCCTGGCGGGCAACATGGTCCTGCTGCTGGCGCTGATGTCGCTGCTGGGCGCCACGCTGACGCTGCCGGGTATCGCCGGTATCGTGTTGACCATGGGTATGGCGGTGGACGCCAACGTGCTGATCTTCTCGCGTATCCGCGAAGAGATCGCCGCCGGCATGTCGGTGCAGCGCGCCATCCACGAAGGTTTCAACCGCGCCTACTCGGCGATCGTCGATGCCAACCTGACCACCTTGCTGGTCGGCGGTATCCTGTTCGCCATGGGTACCGGCCCGGTCAAGGGCTTCGCGGTCACCATGTCCCTCGGGATTTTCACCTCGATGTTCACCGCCGTCATGGTGACCCGTGCACTGGTCAACCTGACCTGTGGCGGGCGTGACATCAAGAAGCTGTGGGTTTGA
- a CDS encoding GNAT family N-acetyltransferase gives MSLTHRSVQATDIPAICSFPQGSDELFYMFPKATYPLTPEQLGEAIAQRSGSTVVEANGVVVGFANFYRAEHGGICALGNVVVAPTARGRGVARYLVQCMIGLAREQFAAREVWVSCFNHNTAGLLLYPRLGFVPFGIEERRAPDGARVALVQMRQMLG, from the coding sequence ATGTCTCTGACCCATCGCTCAGTACAAGCCACTGATATCCCCGCCATCTGCAGCTTTCCCCAAGGCTCAGACGAGCTGTTCTACATGTTCCCCAAAGCCACCTACCCACTGACACCCGAGCAATTGGGCGAAGCCATCGCTCAGCGCAGCGGCTCCACGGTGGTCGAGGCCAACGGCGTGGTCGTTGGCTTCGCCAATTTCTACAGGGCTGAACATGGCGGCATCTGTGCCTTGGGCAATGTCGTGGTGGCACCGACAGCCCGGGGCCGGGGCGTGGCTCGATACTTGGTGCAGTGCATGATCGGGCTGGCGCGTGAACAGTTCGCGGCGCGAGAGGTTTGGGTCTCGTGCTTCAACCACAACACTGCGGGGTTGCTGCTTTATCCACGGTTGGGCTTCGTGCCATTCGGGATTGAGGAGCGGCGGGCACCGGATGGGGCCAGAGTGGCGCTGGTGCAGATGAGGCAGATGCTGGGCTGA
- the queA gene encoding tRNA preQ1(34) S-adenosylmethionine ribosyltransferase-isomerase QueA: protein MRVADFSFELPDSLIARHPLAERHGSRLLVLDGPSGELAHKQFTDLLEYLRPGDLMVFNNTRVIPARLFGQKASGGKLEVLVERVLDSHRVLAHVRASKAPKEGAQILIDGGGEAEMVARHDTLFELRFSEEVLPLLERVGHMPLPPYIDRPDEGADRERYQTVYAERAGAVAAPTAGLHFDEALLEKIAAKGVERAFVTLHVGAGTFQPVRVDKIEDHTMHKEWLEVSQDVVDAVAACRARGGRVIAVGTTSVRSLESAARDGVLKAFSGDTDIFIFPGRPFHVVDCLVTNFHLPESTLLMLVSAFAGYPETMAAYAAAVEQGYRFFSYGDAMFITRNPAPRGPEDQA, encoded by the coding sequence ATGCGCGTCGCCGATTTCTCTTTCGAACTCCCTGACTCACTCATCGCCCGCCACCCATTGGCCGAGCGCCACGGCAGCCGCCTGCTGGTGCTCGACGGCCCCAGCGGCGAGCTGGCCCACAAGCAGTTCACCGACCTGCTCGAGTACCTGCGCCCGGGCGACCTGATGGTGTTCAACAACACCCGGGTGATCCCGGCGCGGCTGTTCGGCCAGAAAGCCTCCGGCGGTAAGCTGGAAGTGCTGGTCGAGCGCGTGCTCGACAGCCACCGCGTGCTGGCCCACGTGCGCGCCAGCAAGGCGCCGAAAGAGGGCGCGCAGATTCTCATCGACGGCGGTGGCGAGGCTGAGATGGTCGCCCGCCACGACACGCTGTTCGAGCTGCGCTTCAGCGAAGAGGTGCTGCCGCTGCTCGAGCGCGTCGGCCACATGCCGCTGCCGCCGTACATCGACCGCCCGGACGAAGGCGCCGACCGCGAGCGCTACCAGACCGTCTACGCCGAGCGCGCCGGCGCCGTGGCCGCGCCCACCGCTGGCCTGCACTTCGACGAGGCGCTGCTGGAAAAGATCGCCGCCAAGGGCGTCGAGCGCGCCTTCGTCACCCTGCACGTCGGTGCGGGCACCTTCCAGCCGGTGCGGGTCGACAAGATCGAAGACCACACCATGCATAAAGAGTGGCTCGAAGTGAGCCAGGACGTGGTCGACGCGGTAGCAGCCTGCCGCGCCCGCGGTGGCCGGGTGATCGCGGTGGGCACCACCAGCGTGCGCTCGCTGGAAAGCGCGGCCCGCGATGGCGTGCTCAAGGCGTTCAGCGGCGACACTGACATCTTCATCTTCCCAGGCCGCCCGTTCCACGTGGTCGACTGCCTGGTCACCAACTTCCACCTGCCGGAGTCCACGCTGCTGATGCTGGTCTCGGCCTTCGCCGGTTACCCCGAGACCATGGCCGCCTACGCGGCGGCGGTCGAGCAGGGCTACCGCTTCTTCAGTTACGGTGATGCCATGTTCATCACCCGCAATCCGGCGCCACGCGGCCCAGAGGATCAAGCATGA
- the trmJ gene encoding tRNA (cytosine(32)/uridine(32)-2'-O)-methyltransferase TrmJ, protein MLQNIRVVLVNTSHPGNIGGAARAMKNMGLSRLVLVQPKAFPSAEASARASGADDVLDNVQVVDTLEQALVGCSLVMGTSARERSIPWPLIDPRECGAKAVAHAVGGEEIALVFGREHAGLTNEELQRCHFHVHIPSNPDFSSLNLAAAVQVLSYEVRMAWLAGQGAATKVEKVDASELATMDEMELFYDHLEKTLVDIGFLDPEKPKHLMARLRRLYGRSSVERPEMSILRGILTETQKVARGEPHKRKD, encoded by the coding sequence TTGCTGCAAAATATTCGTGTTGTCCTGGTCAATACCAGCCATCCCGGCAACATCGGTGGCGCTGCGCGTGCCATGAAGAACATGGGCCTGTCGCGCCTGGTACTGGTGCAGCCAAAGGCGTTTCCCTCTGCCGAGGCCTCGGCGCGAGCCTCCGGCGCCGACGATGTGCTCGACAATGTCCAGGTGGTCGACACACTCGAACAGGCGCTGGTCGGTTGCAGCCTGGTCATGGGCACCAGTGCCCGCGAGCGCAGCATCCCCTGGCCGCTGATCGACCCTCGTGAGTGTGGGGCCAAGGCCGTGGCGCATGCCGTCGGTGGTGAAGAGATCGCCCTGGTGTTCGGGCGCGAGCACGCCGGCCTGACCAACGAAGAACTACAGCGATGTCACTTCCACGTGCACATTCCCTCGAACCCCGACTTCAGCTCGCTGAATCTGGCCGCCGCCGTCCAGGTGCTCTCCTATGAGGTGCGCATGGCCTGGCTGGCAGGGCAGGGCGCGGCGACCAAGGTCGAGAAGGTCGATGCCAGCGAGCTGGCGACCATGGACGAAATGGAGCTGTTCTATGACCACCTGGAGAAAACCCTGGTGGACATCGGCTTCCTTGACCCCGAGAAACCCAAGCACCTGATGGCGCGCTTGCGCCGGTTGTATGGGCGAAGCTCGGTCGAGCGTCCGGAAATGAGCATATTGCGCGGCATTCTCACCGAGACCCAGAAAGTCGCACGGGGCGAGCCGCATAAACGGAAGGACTGA
- a CDS encoding bestrophin family protein has translation MKALLARKYRLVVKTIGYIGWSLFWLLIWDVLVTIDFMLFFNSKFTLPLIPLTLLGSALVVLVSFRNSSAYNRWWEARTLWGALVNSSRSFARQVLTLVDDPADGPNPVKATLLRRHIAYVNCLAAHLKGEQCPDELMAFIPPGEFERRNRSNNFANDILGGSAALLAREYQAGRLDSIRLARLESTLVDLSNAQGGMERIANTPLPYPYVYFPRLFITLFCLIVPVGLVESLGWFTPLASTVVGFMLLAIERIGTDLQSPFRVSEHQIPMDSICETIERNLDSMQREAQCGEPVPAANHIP, from the coding sequence GTGAAAGCCCTCCTCGCCCGCAAATACCGTTTGGTGGTCAAGACCATCGGCTACATCGGCTGGTCGCTGTTCTGGCTACTCATCTGGGACGTGCTGGTCACCATCGACTTCATGCTGTTCTTCAACAGCAAGTTCACCCTGCCGCTGATCCCACTCACCCTGCTGGGTTCGGCGCTCGTGGTGCTGGTGAGTTTTCGCAACAGCAGCGCCTACAACCGCTGGTGGGAGGCGCGCACGTTGTGGGGGGCGCTGGTGAACAGTTCACGCAGCTTCGCCCGCCAGGTGCTGACGCTGGTCGATGATCCGGCTGACGGGCCAAACCCGGTGAAGGCGACGTTGTTGCGCCGCCATATTGCCTATGTGAACTGCCTGGCAGCTCACTTGAAGGGGGAGCAATGCCCGGACGAACTGATGGCCTTCATCCCGCCCGGGGAGTTCGAGCGGCGCAATCGCTCCAACAACTTCGCCAACGACATCCTCGGGGGATCGGCGGCGTTGCTGGCCAGGGAATACCAGGCCGGACGGCTGGACAGCATTCGCCTGGCGCGGTTGGAGTCGACGTTGGTGGACCTGTCCAATGCCCAGGGCGGCATGGAGCGGATTGCCAACACGCCACTGCCCTACCCTTACGTGTACTTTCCGCGGCTGTTCATCACGCTGTTCTGCCTGATCGTGCCGGTGGGGCTGGTGGAGTCGCTGGGCTGGTTCACGCCGCTGGCGTCGACGGTGGTGGGGTTCATGCTGCTGGCGATCGAGCGCATCGGCACCGACCTGCAGAGCCCGTTTCGCGTCAGTGAGCACCAGATCCCGATGGACAGCATCTGCGAGACCATCGAGCGCAACCTGGATTCGATGCAGCGGGAGGCGCAGTGTGGCGAACCGGTGCCTGCGGCAAACCACATACCGTAG
- the suhB gene encoding type III secretion system regulator SuhB has translation MQPMLNIALRAARSASELIFRSIERLDSIKVDEKQAKDYVSEVDRAAEKVIVDALRKAYPNHSIQGEETGLHAGTGEEGKDYLWIIDPLDGTTNFLRGVPHFAVSIACKYRGRLEHAVILDPVRQEEFTASRGRGAQLNGRRIRVSSRTSLEGALLGTGFPFRDNQMADLDNYLGMFRALTGQTAGIRRAGSASLDLAYVAAGRFDAFWESGLSDWDMAAGVLLIQEAGGLVSDFNGGHDFLEKGHIVAGNIKCFKAVLTAIQPHLPEHMKR, from the coding sequence ATGCAGCCTATGCTGAATATCGCCCTGCGCGCGGCTCGCAGCGCCAGTGAACTGATTTTCCGCTCCATCGAACGCCTGGACAGCATCAAAGTCGACGAAAAGCAGGCCAAGGACTACGTGTCCGAGGTTGACCGCGCCGCCGAGAAGGTCATCGTCGACGCCCTGCGCAAAGCCTACCCGAACCACTCGATCCAGGGTGAAGAAACCGGCCTGCACGCCGGCACCGGTGAAGAAGGCAAGGATTACCTGTGGATCATCGATCCGCTGGACGGCACCACCAACTTCCTGCGTGGCGTGCCGCACTTCGCCGTCAGCATCGCCTGCAAATACCGCGGTCGCCTTGAGCACGCCGTGATCCTCGACCCGGTTCGCCAGGAAGAATTCACCGCCAGCCGCGGCCGCGGCGCCCAGCTGAATGGCCGCCGCATCCGCGTCAGCTCGCGCACCAGCCTGGAAGGCGCGCTGCTGGGCACCGGCTTCCCGTTCCGTGACAACCAGATGGCCGACCTGGACAACTACCTGGGCATGTTCCGCGCCCTGACCGGCCAGACCGCCGGCATCCGCCGCGCCGGCTCCGCCAGCCTGGACCTCGCTTATGTAGCAGCCGGCCGCTTCGACGCCTTCTGGGAGTCGGGCCTGTCCGATTGGGACATGGCCGCGGGCGTGCTGCTGATCCAGGAAGCCGGTGGCTTGGTGAGCGACTTCAACGGTGGCCACGACTTCCTCGAGAAGGGCCACATCGTCGCGGGCAACATCAAGTGCTTCAAGGCTGTGCTGACCGCCATCCAGCCGCACTTGCCCGAGCACATGAAGCGCTAA
- a CDS encoding PhnE/PtxC family ABC transporter permease: MLSADRRDPAALPRLLLTLACLALLWPGLHLSELDPGVLFHAENRKQMASFVGAFWPPAHDAGFLELLFEATLQTLAVATAGMTLALLLAVPASLLASRALSLRAASTAGRLGLWSRTVRLPVRGLLIFLRSVPEIVWALLFVRAVGLGPTAGVLAIAITYSGMLGKVYAEIFESVDQRPAHALLQAGSGRLAAFFYGTLPQASTEVVSYTVYRWECAVRASVVMGFVGAGGLGQQIDLSMRMFAGAEVASMLLTFLLLVMLADLLSRFLRGRLA, encoded by the coding sequence ATGCTGAGTGCCGACCGCCGCGACCCTGCCGCACTCCCAAGATTGTTGTTGACGCTGGCTTGCCTGGCGCTGCTGTGGCCGGGGCTGCACCTGAGCGAGCTCGACCCCGGCGTGCTGTTCCATGCCGAGAATCGCAAGCAGATGGCCAGTTTCGTCGGTGCGTTCTGGCCGCCGGCCCATGACGCCGGTTTTCTCGAGCTGCTGTTCGAAGCCACGCTACAGACCTTGGCGGTGGCCACGGCGGGCATGACCCTGGCGCTGTTGCTGGCAGTCCCGGCGAGCTTGCTGGCCAGCCGCGCGTTGTCGCTGCGGGCGGCTTCGACCGCCGGTCGGTTGGGCCTGTGGTCGCGCACCGTGCGCCTGCCCGTGCGCGGCCTGCTGATTTTCCTGCGCAGCGTGCCCGAGATCGTCTGGGCGCTGCTGTTCGTCCGCGCCGTGGGCCTGGGGCCGACCGCCGGGGTGCTGGCCATCGCCATCACCTACAGCGGCATGCTCGGCAAGGTGTACGCGGAAATCTTCGAATCGGTGGACCAGCGCCCGGCCCATGCCTTGTTGCAGGCGGGCAGTGGCCGGTTGGCGGCGTTCTTCTATGGGACCCTGCCCCAGGCTTCGACCGAGGTGGTGTCCTACACCGTGTACCGCTGGGAATGCGCCGTGCGCGCCTCGGTGGTGATGGGCTTCGTCGGTGCTGGTGGCCTGGGCCAGCAGATCGACCTGTCGATGCGCATGTTCGCCGGTGCCGAGGTGGCGAGCATGTTGCTGACGTTCCTGCTGCTGGTGATGCTGGCCGATCTGCTCAGCCGTTTCTTGCGCGGGAGGTTGGCATGA
- a CDS encoding glycine zipper 2TM domain-containing protein, with protein sequence MNKSMLVGAVLGAVGVTAGGAVATYSLVNKGPEYAQVTDVQPIKQQVKTPREVCKDVTVTRQAPVKDQHQIAGTVVGAIAGGLLGNQIGGGTGKKIATVAGAVGGGYAGNKVQEGMQERDTYTTTQTRCNTVNDISDKVVGYNVTYTIGDQVGKVKMDHEPGSTIPLDKNGKLVLSQNPPGQ encoded by the coding sequence GTGAATAAATCAATGCTGGTGGGTGCGGTTCTGGGTGCTGTCGGTGTCACCGCCGGAGGTGCTGTGGCGACCTACAGCTTGGTGAACAAGGGGCCTGAGTACGCCCAGGTCACCGACGTGCAGCCGATCAAGCAGCAGGTGAAGACGCCGCGTGAGGTCTGTAAGGATGTCACCGTGACGCGCCAGGCGCCGGTCAAGGATCAGCACCAGATTGCCGGTACGGTGGTTGGTGCCATCGCCGGTGGCCTGCTGGGCAACCAGATTGGCGGCGGTACCGGCAAGAAGATCGCCACCGTGGCCGGTGCGGTCGGTGGTGGCTATGCCGGCAACAAGGTGCAGGAAGGCATGCAGGAGCGTGACACCTACACCACCACGCAGACGCGCTGCAACACGGTCAATGACATCAGTGACAAGGTCGTTGGCTACAACGTGACCTATACCATCGGTGACCAGGTGGGCAAGGTGAAGATGGATCATGAGCCGGGCTCGACCATCCCGCTGGACAAGAATGGCAAGCTGGTCCTGAGCCAGAACCCGCCTGGGCAGTAA
- the tgt gene encoding tRNA guanosine(34) transglycosylase Tgt, whose amino-acid sequence MSFELLATDGKARRGRLTFPRGTVETPAFMPVGTYGTVKGMLPRDIEAIGAEIILGNTFHLWLRPGTEVIKKHNGLHDFMQWKGPILTDSGGFQVFSLGAMRKIKEEGVTFASPVDGSKVFMGPEESMQVQRDLGSDIVMIFDECTPYPAEHDVARTSMELSLRWAQRSKNAHGDNTAALFGIVQGGMYEDLRMRSLEALVNIDFDGLAIGGLSVGEPKHEMIKVLDYLPAQMPADKPRYLMGVGKPEDLVEGVRRGVDMFDCVMPTRNARNGHLFVDTGVIKIRNAFHRHDDSPLDPTCDCYTCTHFSRAYLHHLDKCGEMLSSMLNTIHNLRHYQRLMAGLREAIQQGKLAAFVDAFYAKRGLPVPPLD is encoded by the coding sequence ATGTCGTTCGAACTGCTGGCCACCGACGGCAAGGCCCGTCGCGGCCGGCTTACCTTCCCACGCGGTACCGTCGAGACCCCGGCCTTCATGCCGGTGGGCACCTACGGCACGGTCAAGGGCATGCTGCCGCGCGACATCGAGGCCATCGGCGCCGAGATCATCCTCGGCAACACCTTCCACCTGTGGCTGCGCCCGGGCACCGAGGTCATCAAGAAGCACAACGGCCTGCACGATTTCATGCAATGGAAAGGCCCTATCCTCACCGATTCCGGTGGTTTCCAGGTGTTCAGCCTGGGCGCCATGCGCAAGATCAAGGAGGAAGGCGTGACGTTCGCATCGCCCGTGGATGGTTCGAAAGTGTTCATGGGCCCGGAAGAGTCCATGCAGGTGCAGCGCGACCTGGGCTCGGACATCGTGATGATCTTCGACGAGTGCACGCCGTACCCGGCCGAGCACGACGTGGCGCGCACCTCCATGGAGCTGTCGCTGCGCTGGGCCCAGCGTTCGAAGAACGCCCACGGCGACAACACCGCGGCGCTGTTCGGCATCGTCCAGGGCGGCATGTATGAAGACCTGCGCATGCGTTCGCTGGAAGCGCTGGTCAACATCGACTTCGATGGCCTGGCCATCGGCGGCCTGTCGGTGGGCGAGCCCAAGCACGAGATGATCAAGGTGCTGGACTACCTGCCCGCGCAGATGCCGGCTGACAAACCTCGTTACCTTATGGGGGTAGGCAAGCCGGAGGATCTTGTAGAGGGTGTGCGCCGCGGCGTCGACATGTTCGACTGCGTGATGCCCACGCGCAATGCGCGCAACGGCCATCTGTTCGTCGACACCGGGGTGATCAAGATCCGCAACGCGTTCCATCGCCACGATGATTCGCCGCTGGATCCGACCTGCGATTGCTACACCTGCACCCACTTCTCCCGCGCTTACCTGCACCACCTGGACAAGTGCGGCGAAATGTTGAGCAGCATGCTGAATACCATCCATAACTTGCGCCATTACCAGCGCCTGATGGCCGGTTTACGCGAGGCTATTCAACAGGGTAAATTGGCCGCCTTTGTCGACGCCTTCTACGCCAAGCGCGGGCTGCCTGTGCCGCCCTTGGACTGA
- the phnE gene encoding phosphonate ABC transporter, permease protein PhnE: MNRVINGVVIVAILAAVVASFAYLELDLASVVGNGGLAQMGEYAARFLQPDLSGEHLRAVGRGALETLAMSGLGTLLAMVLGMLLALPAAGRFGWPLQGAARLLLNGLRAIPELVWAALTVLAAGLGPNAGTLALALHTAGVLGRLFAEALENAPPEPAAAIRLQGGSQVAAFCFGTLPNLWPQLLAYSLYRWENNIRMASVLGFVGAGGLGQMLYATLSLFQEAQASTVIIAMLVLVLLVDALSDVLRQRFVRA; this comes from the coding sequence ATGAACCGGGTGATCAATGGGGTGGTGATCGTTGCGATCCTGGCGGCGGTGGTGGCGTCGTTCGCCTACCTGGAGCTCGACCTGGCCTCGGTGGTCGGCAATGGCGGGTTGGCGCAGATGGGCGAATATGCCGCGCGCTTCCTGCAGCCGGACCTGTCGGGGGAGCACTTGCGCGCGGTCGGTCGCGGGGCGTTGGAGACGCTGGCCATGTCTGGCCTGGGCACGTTGCTGGCGATGGTGCTGGGGATGCTGTTGGCGCTGCCCGCCGCAGGCCGCTTCGGCTGGCCGCTGCAAGGGGCTGCGCGGTTGCTGCTCAATGGGCTGCGGGCGATTCCCGAGCTGGTCTGGGCGGCGCTGACCGTGCTCGCGGCTGGCCTTGGGCCCAATGCCGGCACCCTGGCGCTGGCGCTGCACACGGCTGGCGTGCTGGGGCGGTTGTTCGCCGAAGCGCTGGAGAACGCACCACCGGAGCCGGCCGCGGCGATTCGCTTGCAGGGTGGCAGCCAGGTCGCGGCGTTCTGTTTTGGTACCTTGCCCAACCTCTGGCCGCAGTTGCTGGCGTACAGCTTGTATCGGTGGGAGAACAACATCCGCATGGCCAGCGTACTGGGTTTCGTTGGTGCGGGTGGATTGGGGCAGATGCTGTACGCGACCCTGAGCCTGTTTCAGGAAGCCCAGGCCAGCACGGTGATCATCGCCATGCTGGTGTTGGTGCTGTTGGTGGATGCGCTGAGCGATGTGTTGCGCCAGCGCTTTGTCAGGGCTTGA
- the secF gene encoding protein translocase subunit SecF has translation MKTINFMGVRNVAFAITLLLTVLALFSWWHKGLNFGLDFTGGTLIELTYERPADLEKVRTELVSSGFHDAVVQSFGATTDLLVRMPGDDPLLGNKVAEALQKVGGDNPATIKRVEFVGPQVGEELRDQGGLGMLLALGGILIYLAFRFQWKFAVGAIVSLIHDVVVTLGILSFFQITFDLTVLAAVLAIIGYSLNDTIVVFDRVRENFRVMRKASLIENINISTTQTLLRTVATSVSTLLAIAALLFFGGDNLFGFSLALFIGVMAGTYSSIYIANVVLIWLNLNSEDLIPPVKNEGVDDRP, from the coding sequence ATGAAAACCATCAACTTCATGGGCGTGCGCAATGTCGCGTTCGCCATCACCTTGCTGCTCACCGTGCTGGCGCTGTTCAGCTGGTGGCACAAGGGCCTGAACTTCGGCCTGGACTTCACCGGCGGCACGCTGATCGAGCTCACCTACGAGCGCCCGGCGGACCTGGAGAAAGTGCGTACCGAGTTGGTCAGCTCCGGCTTCCACGATGCCGTGGTGCAAAGCTTTGGTGCCACCACCGACCTGCTGGTGCGCATGCCGGGCGACGACCCGCTGCTGGGCAACAAGGTGGCCGAGGCCCTGCAGAAGGTGGGTGGCGACAACCCGGCCACCATCAAGCGGGTCGAGTTTGTCGGCCCGCAGGTGGGTGAGGAACTGCGCGACCAGGGTGGCCTGGGCATGCTGTTGGCGCTGGGTGGCATCCTGATCTACCTGGCCTTCCGCTTCCAGTGGAAGTTCGCCGTGGGCGCGATCGTCTCGCTGATCCACGATGTGGTGGTCACCCTCGGTATCCTGTCGTTCTTCCAGATCACCTTCGACCTGACGGTGCTGGCGGCGGTGCTGGCGATCATTGGTTACTCGCTCAATGACACCATCGTCGTGTTCGACCGGGTGCGCGAGAACTTCCGGGTAATGCGCAAGGCTTCGTTGATCGAGAACATCAACATCTCGACCACCCAGACCCTGTTGCGTACCGTCGCCACCTCGGTGTCGACCTTGCTGGCCATCGCTGCGCTGCTGTTCTTCGGTGGCGACAACCTGTTCGGCTTCTCCCTGGCGCTGTTCATCGGTGTCATGGCGGGTACCTACTCGTCGATCTACATCGCCAACGTGGTGCTGATCTGGCTGAACCTGAACAGCGAAGACCTGATTCCTCCGGTCAAGAACGAGGGTGTGGACGACCGTCCGTAA
- the yajC gene encoding preprotein translocase subunit YajC encodes MSFLIPAAYADAAAPAAGPAGTGFEWIFLVGFLVIFYLMIWRPQAKRAKEQKNLLSNLQKGDEVVTNGGIAGKIVKVSDDFVVLEVSDNVELKFQKGAIAATLPKGTLKAI; translated from the coding sequence ATGAGCTTCTTGATTCCCGCCGCCTACGCGGACGCTGCAGCCCCTGCCGCCGGCCCTGCCGGTACCGGCTTCGAATGGATCTTCCTGGTCGGTTTCCTGGTCATCTTCTACCTGATGATCTGGCGCCCGCAGGCCAAGCGCGCGAAAGAGCAGAAGAACCTGCTGAGCAACTTGCAAAAAGGTGACGAAGTTGTCACCAACGGCGGCATCGCCGGCAAGATCGTCAAGGTTTCCGATGACTTCGTGGTCCTGGAAGTATCGGACAACGTCGAGCTTAAGTTCCAGAAGGGCGCCATTGCCGCGACCCTGCCAAAAGGTACGCTCAAGGCTATCTGA